TACGAGGGCTTTCTCGACGAAATCGCCGAGGCGGGCGGCAGAGACCCGTTCGAATTGCGCAAGGCGTTGCTGGCGCACTCCCCCCGTCACCTGACGTTGCTGGACGAGGTCGCGAACATCTCCGGCGGCTGGAAGCGCGGGCCCTACGAGGTGGACGGCAACCGGCGCGCGCGCGGTCTCGCCATGGCCTCGCCGTTCGGCTCGGAGACCGCGACCATCGCCGAGGTGTCGCTCGAGGACGGCAGCGTGAAGGTCCACCACGTCTGGGTCGCGTTCGATCCGGGGAGCGTGGTGAACCCCGCCATCGTCAAGGCGCAGGTCGAATCGGCCGTCGCGCTGGGCCTCTCGGAGACGCTCGTCGAGCAGGCGGTCTACGAGAACGGCCTCCGGCGCGACGCCAACTACGACACGTATCAGGTGCTGCGGCGCGAGATGATGCCGCAGGTCACCGTCTCCATCGTCGAGAGCGGCGCGCCGATGGGCGGCGTCGGCGAGCCTGGGCTGCCCGGCGTACCGGGCGCGGTGGTCAACGCCGTCGCGGCGCTGACCGGCGTCCGGGCGCGCAGCCTGCCGCTCGCCAACACGCAGCTTTCGGGCGCATAAGGGAACAGACTCATGACGAATGAACGGAACGGCGCGCGGCGGCGGTCGCGCGAAGGATGGCGTGCGGCCGTGTGTCTGGCTCCGGTCTTGGCGACGGTCCTCTCGGCCGGGGCGGCACATGCCGACGGCGATCCTGCCGCGGGCAAGCGCGTCTTCGCTCGCTGCCAGAGCTGCCACCAGGTCGGCGAGAAGGCCCGCAACCTCGTCGGCCCGGAGCTGAACGGCGTCATCGGCCGCACCAGCGGGACGGTCGCCGGTTATGCCTATTCGCCGGCCCTCAAGGATGCGGCGATCACATGGGACCATGACACGATCGCAGCGTTCGTGGCGAAACCACAGGCCGTCGCGAAGGGCACGCGGATGCCGCCGGCCCCGCCGCTGAAGCCGGCCGACGTCGACAACCTCATCGCCTACCTCGCGACGTTCGCCGCCGACGGCGGCGCGGCGCAGTGACAGGAGAACCCGTCATGCACCACCATCTCACGCGGCGCGGCTTCTGCCTGTGCTGCACGGCCGCCGCCGTCGCCGGCCGCGGCTGGCTTTCCCCGGCTGAGGCGTGGGCCGAAGCGGCGAGCATCGTCGATAGGATGCGCGCCGCCGCCGCGGACGCCGAGATCACCGTCCATCGCCTCCGCGGCAACGTGGCGGTGCTGGAAGGCTCCGGCGGGAACATCGCGGTGCTTACCGGGGCGGACGGCAAGGTCTTTGTCGACGCGGGCATTACCGCCACGCGGCCGCGCATTCAGGCGGCGGCGGACGGGCTCGGGCCGGAGCCCATCACCCACCTCGTCAACACCCATTGGCACTTCGATCATGCCGACGGCAACGAGTGGCTCGCCGGAGAGGGCGCGGCGATCCTCGCCCACGCCAACACGGCGAAACACCTCGCCTCGGCCCAGCGGGTGGAGGACTGGAACTTCGACTTCCCGCCCGCCCCGCCGGCCGCGATCCCTTCGGAAACCTTCACCGGCGACACCTCCCGCGCCCTGAACGGCACCATCCTGGCGCTGACGTCCTACGCCCCGGCGCACACCGACAGCGACATCGCCGTGCGCTTCGTGGAGCCGGACATCCTCCACACCGGCGACACCTACTGGAACGGCATCTACCCGTTCATCGACTATTCCACCGGCGGCAGCATCGACGGAATGATCGCCGCCGCCGATGCCAACCTCGCCACCACGAGCGAGGCGACCATCGTCATCCCCGGCCACGGCAACCCGGTGTCGAACCGCGCCGAGCTCGCCGTCTTCCGCGAGATGCTGGTCGCCACCCGCGAGGCTGTCGCGGCGCTGAAGGCCGAGGGCCGCTCTCTCGCCGAGACCATCGCGGCGCGGCCGACCGCCCCCTTCGACGCGAAGTGGGGCCAGTTCGTCATCACCCCCGACTTCTTCACGCGCCTTGTCTTCGAGGGCGTCTGAGCCATGGAGGAACCCGCCATGTCCGTCACTTCAGCCGCCGGGACGTTCGAGGGCGTCGTCTGGGCGCTGAATGAAGCCCCGGCGTTCGCGCCAGGCGAGGCGGTGCGCATCCTGACGCGCACGCCCATCGGCCACTACCGCGTGCCGACGTACCTGCGCGGCAAGTCCGGCACTGTCGAATCGGTGATCGAGCCGGCCGGGCTCGACAACGAGCAGGAGGGGTTCGGCCGCAACGCCGGATCCAAGCGCCACTACTACCGCATCGCCATCCCGCTTACCGAGATCTGGCCCGACTATGTCGGCTCGCCGCGCGACGGGCTCCGGATCGAAATCTTCGAGACATGGTTGGAAAGGATCTGAGGATGTCCGCCCACGAACATACCCACGAGCACGAACACGATCATCCGCACGCCGAGATTACCGCCGAGGCGGCCGGATACTACGAGATCATGGAAACCGCCGTGCGCGAGCTCCTGGCCGAGAAGGGGCTGATCGGCCCGGCCGAGATCCGCCGGCAGATCGAGGTGCTGGATTCCCGCACCCCCGCGCTCGGCGCCAAGGTGGTGGCGCGGGCCTGGGTCGATCCCGGCTTCCGCGCGCGGCTCATCGCCGACGGTCGGGCCGGGTGCGAGGAGCTCGGCATCTCCTTCTACGACGACACGCAGCTCATCGTGCTGGAGAACACGCAAGAGGTCCACAACCTCATCGTCTGCACCCTGTGTTCCTGCTATCCGCGCCCGGTGCTGGGCCTGCCGCCGGACTGGTACAAGGAAAAGCCCTACCGCGCCCGTGCCGTGATCGAGCCACGCGCCGTGCTCGCCGAGTTCGGCACCACCATACCGGACGATGTGGAGATCCGCGTGTCGGATTCCACCGCCATGGTCCGCTACCTCGTCCTGCCCCGCCGGCCGGACGGCACCGAGGGGTGGAGCGAAGAGGCGCTCGCCGCTCTCGTCACCCGTGACGCGATGATCGGCGTCGTTCCCGCCACCCTCCCGGAGACTGTGCAATGACCGATAGCGCTCATCTTATCGCCAAGCTCCCCAACGACATCGGCGGCGCCGAGGCCGGGCCGATCGTCATGGCGGAGCACACGCTGCTGCCATGGGAGAAGCGCTGCCACGCGCTCGCCGACGTGCTCGACTTCAAGAAGATCATCAACACCGAGGAGAAACGCCGCGGCGTCGAGGCCCTCGGCGCGACGGTGATCGGCAACCTCTCCTACTACGAGCGCTGGATCGTCGCCTTCGGCAACATCCTGTTCCAGAAGGGCATCCTTACGCCGGAGGAACTCGCCCGCAAGATGGACGAGGTGGAGGCGCGGCACGCTCGCGCGGGCGGGGCGTGACACCGGCCTGCTTCTTCGAGGATGACCCCCGCCTCGCACTCTCTGGCGCCGCGCGGAGGGCGAGGCTATCGGCACGGCGCGCCCGCCGGCGGCGGCCGTCCGGGGCGGCCTCGCCGCCGAGCGGAGCAGGGCGGACCCGACGCTGGGGGCGCTGCTCTTCGCGGCGTCCATCTCCGGCGTCGAAGCGCTCGGCGGATGCGTCGCGCTCGGCATCCTGGCGTTCGTGGGCATTCGCGACGCGGAAATGCGGCCATGACGCTCATGGTGCGCGCGAGCGCGTTTGGCCCGCAGGAGACCCTTCTGCGACTTCTCGCGGCGATCGAGGCGCGCGGGATGACCGTGTTCGCCCGCTTCGACCATGCGGCAGCGGCTCGCGCTGTGGGGCTGTCCCTTCGCCCGACCGAGGTGGTGGTGTTCGGCGATCCACGCGCCGGAACGCCGCTGATGCAGGCGTCACCAACCCTGGCCCTGGAGCTTCCGCTGCGCGTTCTCGTTGTCGAGCGGGACGACGGGACGACGGCGCTCGTTGCCGAGGAGCCTGCCCTCGCTGCGGCCCGGTACGACGCGCCGGCGACCGTCGCCCCCATGACGGTGCGGATGCACGCGGTGCTCGAGGCCGTCATGGCGGACGCGGCTGCCGGCGCAGCCCTCGGTGGCGATCAAAAGTAAAATCGAGATTTTGTTCTTGGGTCGCGATCACAAAGCTTTTCGAGATGATTGCGAGAATGGACACGCTTCCGCATTCCGGGTCCCCGCAGGCCGATCACGCGACGACGATCCGTTGCGTCACTGCCCGCGCCGTTTCCGTCCCGCTGCGGCGGTCGGTGATCGCCGACATTGGACGGTTCGACGAATCGCCCCTGGTCGTCGTCGATCCTGCCCCGAAAAGTGGACGGGGTTATGCCGCCATTCGCTCGGCCTCGGCTGGTGATCGATAGCCGAGCGCGGAGTGAAGGCGGTGGGTATTATAGAAGCCTTCGATGTACCCGGACAGATCACGACGAGCAGCATCACGTGTCGGGTAGATCTGGTGGTGGACGCGCTCGACTTTGAGCGTGTGGAAGAAGCTCTCCATCGGCGCGTGGTCGAGGCCGTTGCCCCTGCGGCTAATGGACGGGGCTATACCCGCTGCGGCAAGGACCTGGCGGTAGGCCTCGGCAGCGTATTGGACACCGCGGTCGCTGTGATGAATGAGGCCGGCCGGCGGGCGTTGCCGTTCGATCGCCATCCTGAGCGCGTCGATGGCGATGTCCGCGTGCAGTGTCTGGCGCATTGCCCAGCCGACCACCTTGCGGGTCGCCATGTCGATGATGGCGGCGAGGAAGAGCCAGCCTTCGCCCGTCGGGACATAGGTCAGATCGGCGAGCCACACCTGGTTCGGCCGAGCCGCCACGAAGCGCCGTCCGACCCGGCTCGGTGCGATTGGGAAGGCATGTCGGCTGTCCGTGGTGT
This portion of the Acuticoccus sp. I52.16.1 genome encodes:
- a CDS encoding cytochrome c family protein; the protein is MCLAPVLATVLSAGAAHADGDPAAGKRVFARCQSCHQVGEKARNLVGPELNGVIGRTSGTVAGYAYSPALKDAAITWDHDTIAAFVAKPQAVAKGTRMPPAPPLKPADVDNLIAYLATFAADGGAAQ
- a CDS encoding MBL fold metallo-hydrolase, yielding MHHHLTRRGFCLCCTAAAVAGRGWLSPAEAWAEAASIVDRMRAAAADAEITVHRLRGNVAVLEGSGGNIAVLTGADGKVFVDAGITATRPRIQAAADGLGPEPITHLVNTHWHFDHADGNEWLAGEGAAILAHANTAKHLASAQRVEDWNFDFPPAPPAAIPSETFTGDTSRALNGTILALTSYAPAHTDSDIAVRFVEPDILHTGDTYWNGIYPFIDYSTGGSIDGMIAAADANLATTSEATIVIPGHGNPVSNRAELAVFREMLVATREAVAALKAEGRSLAETIAARPTAPFDAKWGQFVITPDFFTRLVFEGV
- a CDS encoding SH3-like domain-containing protein — encoded protein: MSVTSAAGTFEGVVWALNEAPAFAPGEAVRILTRTPIGHYRVPTYLRGKSGTVESVIEPAGLDNEQEGFGRNAGSKRHYYRIAIPLTEIWPDYVGSPRDGLRIEIFETWLERI
- the nthA gene encoding nitrile hydratase subunit alpha, producing the protein MSAHEHTHEHEHDHPHAEITAEAAGYYEIMETAVRELLAEKGLIGPAEIRRQIEVLDSRTPALGAKVVARAWVDPGFRARLIADGRAGCEELGISFYDDTQLIVLENTQEVHNLIVCTLCSCYPRPVLGLPPDWYKEKPYRARAVIEPRAVLAEFGTTIPDDVEIRVSDSTAMVRYLVLPRRPDGTEGWSEEALAALVTRDAMIGVVPATLPETVQ
- a CDS encoding SH3-like domain-containing protein, whose product is MTDSAHLIAKLPNDIGGAEAGPIVMAEHTLLPWEKRCHALADVLDFKKIINTEEKRRGVEALGATVIGNLSYYERWIVAFGNILFQKGILTPEELARKMDEVEARHARAGGA
- a CDS encoding DUF302 domain-containing protein, with translation MTLMVRASAFGPQETLLRLLAAIEARGMTVFARFDHAAAARAVGLSLRPTEVVVFGDPRAGTPLMQASPTLALELPLRVLVVERDDGTTALVAEEPALAAARYDAPATVAPMTVRMHAVLEAVMADAAAGAALGGDQK